The following coding sequences are from one Desulfosporosinus orientis DSM 765 window:
- a CDS encoding thiolase family protein — protein sequence MYTKAFIPYRGYYSTPFVRWQGSLQNEHPVELAAATASKWLAGKSIDPKIFEYLVFGKTIGMLWTFYDAPWAAALMGNPDIPGMHITQACSTSTTVINQAAAGVETGLYETSFCLLTDRCSNGPFTVWPNPKGPGGEVISESWMMDNFDGGPWKGVAMIQTAENVVNKAGGISKEDVDRVTARRYEQYQDALADDRAFQKRYMIPVEYKISKKKTGLVEADEGVTPTTYESLAPLKPVIAGGVHSFGAQTHPADGNCGLIVTTQDKARELSADKNLTIQILSYGFARAEKAHMAMAVVPAAEMALKGAGISVKDVKAIKTHNPFAANDLYMANTMGLDVMKVNNYGCPLVYGHPQGPTAGRAIIEMIEELVMLGGGYGLFTGCAAGDTGAALVVKVS from the coding sequence ATGTACACAAAAGCGTTTATTCCCTATCGAGGGTATTATAGTACTCCCTTTGTCCGTTGGCAGGGCAGCCTGCAAAACGAGCATCCCGTTGAGCTGGCGGCGGCAACGGCCAGCAAGTGGCTGGCAGGCAAAAGTATTGACCCAAAAATCTTTGAGTATTTAGTCTTCGGTAAAACCATTGGCATGCTTTGGACTTTTTATGACGCTCCCTGGGCGGCTGCCCTCATGGGTAACCCGGATATTCCCGGCATGCATATCACACAGGCCTGCTCAACTTCTACCACAGTTATAAACCAAGCGGCGGCCGGCGTTGAAACGGGCCTTTATGAAACATCCTTTTGTCTCCTCACAGACCGCTGCTCCAACGGTCCCTTCACGGTCTGGCCCAATCCTAAGGGTCCCGGCGGGGAAGTGATCTCGGAAAGCTGGATGATGGACAATTTTGACGGCGGTCCCTGGAAAGGGGTAGCCATGATTCAAACGGCGGAAAACGTGGTCAATAAGGCCGGGGGTATCAGCAAAGAAGATGTGGACCGGGTGACAGCCCGGCGCTATGAACAGTACCAGGATGCCTTAGCCGACGACAGGGCTTTCCAAAAGCGCTATATGATTCCTGTGGAATACAAGATCAGCAAAAAGAAAACCGGCCTGGTCGAAGCCGATGAAGGTGTAACTCCCACTACCTATGAAAGCCTGGCACCTTTAAAACCGGTGATTGCCGGCGGGGTTCATTCCTTTGGCGCGCAAACCCATCCCGCTGACGGCAACTGCGGGCTGATTGTTACCACCCAGGATAAGGCTAGAGAATTGAGTGCCGATAAAAACCTGACCATTCAAATCCTCTCCTATGGCTTTGCCCGGGCGGAAAAAGCCCATATGGCCATGGCCGTGGTACCGGCGGCAGAAATGGCCTTGAAAGGGGCGGGAATCAGCGTCAAGGATGTCAAAGCCATCAAAACCCATAATCCCTTCGCAGCTAATGACTTGTATATGGCCAATACCATGGGCCTTGACGTGATGAAGGTGAATAATTACGGCTGCCCCCTGGTTTACGGGCATCCCCAGGGACCCACTGCCGGCAGAGCCATTATCGAGATGATCGAAGAGCTGGTAATGCTGGGCGGCGGCTATGGCCTCTTCACCGGCTGTGCCGCAGGGGATACAGGGGCGGCTTTGGTGGTCAAGGTCTCCTGA
- a CDS encoding PD-(D/E)XK nuclease family transposase, which yields MPKLADSEISRDQNNSVVEWMEFLDAKSKGVIEMLAEKNKDIKKAYDLLKIISKDEKARMLYEAREAELRDQLTRMKSAENKGREEGEAEGKLLMAQDAICRYLAARLGAESQGLQESVRAIMDLDRLNRIMDRIFIVTNLDEATILIRTSSVSQ from the coding sequence ATGCCTAAATTAGCTGATTCAGAAATTTCCAGAGATCAGAATAATTCTGTCGTGGAATGGATGGAATTCCTGGATGCTAAGTCAAAAGGAGTGATCGAAATGTTAGCCGAAAAGAATAAAGATATCAAGAAAGCCTACGATCTATTAAAGATCATCAGTAAAGATGAAAAGGCAAGAATGCTGTACGAGGCCAGAGAAGCGGAACTGCGTGACCAGCTGACCAGGATGAAGTCGGCAGAAAATAAAGGCAGAGAAGAAGGGGAGGCGGAAGGCAAACTCCTTATGGCTCAAGATGCCATTTGCCGATACCTTGCCGCACGGTTGGGCGCGGAATCTCAAGGGCTTCAGGAAAGTGTCCGCGCAATAATGGATTTAGATAGACTTAATAGGATCATGGACCGGATCTTTATAGTCACCAATTTAGATGAAGCAACAATTCTCATCCGAACCAGTTCGGTTTCTCAATAG
- a CDS encoding flavin reductase: MNFEEISFKNFDFNPLTKVDDWALLTAGTKDKFNMMTITGVMCGKFFLKPMMQVYVHPDRYSYQFLEDNDYFTVSFFDVPHHPALQICGRMHGNECDKVTESGLHPIPFENTVIFEEAKTIFVCRKVYHTDVKEDHFDSQELFNEYYKESSIFHRIYLGHIEKVLHHR, encoded by the coding sequence GTGAATTTTGAAGAGATATCTTTTAAGAACTTTGATTTTAATCCATTGACTAAAGTGGACGATTGGGCGCTTTTAACCGCCGGAACAAAAGACAAATTTAACATGATGACTATAACTGGTGTCATGTGTGGAAAATTCTTTTTAAAACCAATGATGCAGGTATATGTTCACCCGGACAGGTATTCCTACCAATTTTTAGAGGACAACGATTACTTTACGGTATCCTTTTTCGATGTTCCTCACCATCCCGCTTTACAAATATGCGGAAGAATGCATGGTAATGAATGTGATAAAGTGACTGAATCAGGGCTACATCCCATCCCGTTTGAAAATACAGTAATTTTTGAAGAGGCAAAGACAATTTTCGTATGCAGAAAAGTTTATCATACGGATGTTAAAGAGGATCATTTTGATTCTCAGGAGTTGTTTAATGAATATTATAAAGAGTCATCAATATTTCATAGAATTTACCTTGGACACATTGAAAAAGTATTGCACCACAGATAA
- a CDS encoding DMT family transporter, whose product MIIPMSASMAMLCLVWGFNFVIMKLGNGAFPPVMFAALRFSTGAIVLLGIIFMKKIPLPNKSEFKWFVLCGLIQTTYFNIAIQISLNYVSAGLTSVLTYSMPLFLSIMAHWWIPGEQLTTRKTFGIVLGIVGLFLAMNTHLGGFFWAVLLALSSAVSWAVANLLFKLKLKHSNIIQYTTWQMTMGALGLWIYSLSFEHGESHWGLMPAVYILFSGIVASALAFVMWNHILSRTEASKASTSLLLVPMVGIISGCVFLNESLKIVTLAGILLVLTGIWIVNTKNADKSNRVESNAGNKSL is encoded by the coding sequence ATGATCATTCCTATGAGTGCTTCGATGGCCATGTTATGTCTTGTCTGGGGATTTAATTTTGTAATCATGAAATTGGGAAATGGTGCCTTTCCCCCTGTTATGTTTGCCGCATTACGATTTTCAACCGGCGCCATCGTACTCCTCGGCATAATCTTCATGAAAAAAATACCTCTGCCCAATAAATCGGAATTCAAATGGTTTGTTCTCTGTGGGTTGATACAAACCACCTATTTTAACATAGCCATTCAAATCTCACTTAACTATGTCAGCGCTGGTCTTACCTCGGTTCTGACCTACAGTATGCCGCTTTTTCTCTCAATCATGGCCCATTGGTGGATTCCTGGTGAACAGTTGACGACAAGAAAGACCTTTGGAATTGTTCTTGGCATAGTTGGCTTATTTCTGGCTATGAATACTCATTTAGGAGGATTCTTCTGGGCTGTATTACTGGCATTAAGCTCCGCTGTTTCCTGGGCTGTGGCCAACTTGCTTTTTAAACTGAAATTAAAGCATAGTAATATCATTCAATATACTACTTGGCAAATGACCATGGGAGCGTTAGGATTATGGATATATTCACTGTCATTTGAACACGGAGAATCGCATTGGGGATTAATGCCTGCTGTTTATATACTGTTTTCAGGGATTGTGGCCTCGGCCCTGGCGTTTGTGATGTGGAATCATATTTTGAGTCGTACCGAAGCAAGCAAAGCATCGACTTCTTTACTACTGGTACCTATGGTGGGGATTATTTCTGGTTGCGTATTTTTAAATGAGAGCTTAAAGATAGTTACGTTAGCAGGGATTTTACTTGTACTTACTGGAATATGGATTGTAAATACTAAAAATGCTGATAAATCCAATAGGGTGGAATCAAATGCTGGAAATAAATCACTATAG
- a CDS encoding LysR family transcriptional regulator, whose product MELRQLEYFTVVAEELHFGRAATRLQMTQPPLSQQILLLERELGIKLLKRSKRHVELTDAGKVFLQEVRRILTHLERAKDAALRAQMGILGRLELGFVGSATFDILPIIVRAFREQYPDVDLVLHEMPTPKQIKAFHNKSIDIGFVRTPVVDPLISHLTIQQEKCIAVMPKSHPLAERTSISMGELSTEQFILVERDIWPSWYDDILSKCYDAGFSPIIRQYVKEIQTIVGLVAAGLGVSIVPRSTANIQARDVMYVDIRGEAPQVEMSIAWRTDNNSTLIKQFLDIATRYIGCAR is encoded by the coding sequence GTGGAACTACGTCAGCTTGAATATTTCACGGTTGTGGCAGAAGAGCTGCATTTTGGCCGCGCGGCAACGCGCTTACAGATGACACAACCGCCTTTAAGTCAACAAATTTTACTGCTTGAAAGGGAACTTGGAATAAAGTTGCTAAAGAGATCAAAACGCCATGTCGAGCTGACAGACGCCGGAAAAGTTTTTTTGCAGGAAGTTCGCCGCATCCTTACTCACTTAGAACGGGCTAAGGATGCAGCTTTAAGAGCACAGATGGGAATACTTGGCCGCTTAGAGCTGGGTTTTGTCGGCTCTGCAACCTTCGATATTCTTCCCATCATAGTTCGGGCGTTCCGGGAACAGTATCCCGATGTTGATTTGGTTCTTCATGAAATGCCTACACCAAAGCAAATTAAGGCATTTCACAATAAGTCCATCGACATTGGCTTTGTAAGAACTCCTGTGGTTGATCCGCTCATATCACATTTGACAATTCAGCAAGAGAAATGTATCGCCGTTATGCCCAAGTCTCATCCCCTGGCAGAACGTACTTCAATATCCATGGGTGAACTGAGCACAGAACAATTTATATTAGTGGAAAGGGATATTTGGCCGAGCTGGTATGATGATATCCTCTCAAAATGTTACGATGCCGGTTTCAGCCCCATCATCCGTCAGTACGTCAAAGAAATCCAGACCATCGTTGGCTTGGTTGCAGCAGGATTGGGTGTTAGTATCGTACCAAGATCAACAGCGAATATACAGGCAAGGGACGTTATGTATGTGGACATCAGGGGAGAAGCCCCGCAAGTAGAAATGAGCATCGCCTGGCGAACAGATAATAATTCAACCTTGATTAAACAATTTCTCGATATAGCAACACGATACATTGGGTGTGCCAGGTAG
- a CDS encoding ABC transporter ATP-binding protein, with amino-acid sequence MLKIKNLIKIYGGGVRAVDNLSLTVEDGDIYGFIGHNGAGKTTTIKAIVGIQDFDSGDIEINGLSVKAKPMDCKKITAYIPDNPDLYEFMTGIRYLNFVANIFDVSIPERKKAIEKYGTELEIIDALSSPIASYSHGMKQKLAIISALIHKPKLLVLDEPFVGLDPKASHTLKEYMKEMTTQGASIFFSSHGLEVVEKLCNKIAIIKGGKLIEAGPNEQIIGKQSLEDVFLELTENE; translated from the coding sequence ATGTTAAAAATAAAAAATTTAATAAAAATATATGGCGGTGGCGTTAGAGCCGTGGATAATTTGAGCCTCACGGTTGAAGACGGTGACATCTACGGCTTTATCGGGCATAACGGTGCAGGAAAGACCACTACTATCAAGGCAATTGTTGGAATTCAGGATTTTGACAGCGGTGACATTGAAATTAACGGTCTATCGGTGAAAGCAAAGCCGATGGACTGTAAGAAAATCACAGCATATATTCCGGATAATCCAGACCTCTACGAGTTTATGACGGGTATTCGCTATCTAAACTTTGTGGCAAATATATTTGATGTCTCTATCCCGGAACGAAAGAAGGCTATCGAAAAATACGGCACAGAGCTAGAAATTATTGATGCTCTTTCATCTCCAATTGCTAGCTATTCGCACGGTATGAAGCAAAAGCTTGCTATTATTTCAGCACTCATTCACAAGCCAAAGCTACTCGTTCTCGATGAACCCTTCGTTGGCCTTGACCCTAAGGCATCGCACACACTCAAGGAATATATGAAAGAAATGACCACACAGGGGGCGTCTATCTTCTTTTCCTCTCATGGGCTTGAGGTTGTGGAGAAGCTTTGCAATAAAATAGCCATTATCAAGGGCGGAAAACTGATTGAAGCTGGACCGAACGAGCAAATTATCGGAAAACAATCGCTCGAAGATGTATTTTTGGAGTTGACGGAAAATGAATAA
- a CDS encoding 3-hydroxyacyl-CoA dehydrogenase family protein, whose amino-acid sequence MLFKTVAVLGGAGTMGSGIVQAVAQAGLQVLLFEADREAAQRGKGKIDKVVAKLAEKGKISQADKQSLMDRIELCDDFQRLQEADLVVEAVYENIDLKKELFRQLDALLKPEVILASNTSALSVTELAGVTKRPDKVIGLHFFNPAPVMKLVEIVMGLTTSEETYQAAVSFCEQIGKKVIKAKDTPGFLVNYLQIPLLNGAVAAYEAGLASAEDIDKACVLGMNHPIGPLALLDLIGLDNALDVFTAMYEGTGDMRFWPRTLHKRLVQAGHLGRKTGQGFYTYH is encoded by the coding sequence ATGCTGTTTAAAACGGTAGCGGTCTTAGGTGGAGCGGGAACCATGGGTTCAGGAATTGTCCAAGCGGTGGCTCAGGCCGGGCTTCAGGTTTTACTCTTTGAGGCGGATCGGGAAGCAGCTCAGCGGGGTAAAGGCAAAATCGATAAAGTCGTGGCAAAACTGGCGGAAAAGGGCAAAATCTCCCAGGCCGATAAACAGAGCCTGATGGATCGGATTGAGCTTTGTGATGATTTCCAGCGCCTGCAGGAGGCGGATTTGGTTGTTGAGGCCGTCTATGAAAATATTGACTTGAAAAAGGAGCTGTTCAGACAGCTGGATGCCCTGCTGAAACCGGAAGTGATTTTAGCCAGCAACACCTCCGCCTTGTCCGTGACGGAACTTGCCGGTGTGACAAAACGGCCGGACAAAGTCATTGGCCTGCATTTCTTTAACCCGGCTCCGGTTATGAAGCTGGTGGAAATCGTCATGGGTCTGACGACCAGTGAGGAAACCTATCAAGCCGCCGTTAGTTTTTGTGAGCAGATCGGCAAGAAAGTGATCAAAGCCAAAGACACCCCCGGTTTTTTAGTGAACTACCTGCAGATCCCTCTCCTCAACGGAGCGGTGGCAGCTTATGAAGCCGGCTTGGCTTCTGCCGAAGATATTGATAAAGCCTGTGTCTTGGGGATGAATCACCCCATTGGCCCTTTGGCCCTCTTAGACCTCATCGGTTTGGATAATGCCTTGGATGTTTTTACGGCTATGTATGAAGGAACGGGAGATATGCGCTTCTGGCCCCGGACCCTTCATAAACGCTTAGTCCAGGCCGGTCATTTGGGCAGGAAAACCGGGCAGGGT